In Hyphomicrobium denitrificans 1NES1, one DNA window encodes the following:
- a CDS encoding c-type cytochrome, whose protein sequence is MAHTLKGKLMQRLWFRVSVGLLFLCCSVPTDAADNENGKDLLQKNCGRCHALAAETASPLKEAPNLWIVLRSYPTERLEFELAEGIGSRHKDMPQIQFSSEDIYKIESYLSGDR, encoded by the coding sequence ATGGCTCATACCTTGAAGGGTAAACTCATGCAGCGGTTGTGGTTCAGAGTCTCGGTAGGTCTGCTGTTTCTTTGCTGTTCGGTACCGACCGATGCAGCTGATAACGAAAACGGCAAAGATCTCCTTCAAAAGAACTGTGGCCGTTGTCATGCACTAGCAGCGGAAACCGCGAGCCCGCTCAAAGAAGCACCGAACCTTTGGATCGTCCTCCGTTCATACCCGACTGAGCGGTTGGAATTTGAACTGGCTGAGGGGATTGGCTCACGACACAAAGACATGCCGCAGATTCAGTTTTCATCAGAAGACATTTATAAAATTGAGAGTTACCTTTCTGGTGATAGATAA
- a CDS encoding SGNH hydrolase domain-containing protein, translated as MLVGPIVGGVPRFGYEYSPLDCMSRPFQRNGCATSELKRVRVAQHEIINRAIKASTGDKVSFIDPYDFLCDEVSCRNLDDDKRPIYSDESHLSRWGSVYLVTKMVDALASALEQGQDVAAAR; from the coding sequence ATGCTTGTCGGCCCCATCGTCGGTGGAGTGCCCCGGTTCGGATATGAATACTCGCCGCTCGACTGTATGAGCCGACCGTTCCAGCGCAACGGATGTGCGACGTCGGAACTCAAGCGCGTCCGGGTTGCGCAGCATGAAATCATAAATCGAGCGATCAAAGCATCAACCGGAGACAAGGTCTCGTTCATCGACCCTTATGACTTTTTGTGTGACGAGGTATCCTGCCGGAATCTCGATGACGATAAACGTCCGATTTATTCGGATGAATCGCACCTGTCACGCTGGGGATCGGTTTATCTTGTAACCAAGATGGTCGACGCGTTGGCGTCAGCGCTGGAACAGGGGCAGGACGTTGCAGCGGCGCGCTGA
- a CDS encoding SRPBCC family protein: MSEKLKTAATSTNTVRLHRVFATKPEKVYRAFLEADATAKWLPPNGFTCKVDHMDPKVGGKFRMSFTNFTTGKAHSFGGEYLELIPNELIHYTDSFDDQNLPGTMHVTIALKSVSVGTEINIEQAGLPAVIPVEACYLGWQQSLTQLAQLVEPDIAE; the protein is encoded by the coding sequence GTGTCCGAGAAACTGAAAACAGCCGCTACCTCCACGAACACCGTTCGCTTGCACCGCGTATTTGCCACCAAGCCCGAGAAGGTCTACCGCGCTTTCCTGGAAGCAGACGCCACGGCCAAATGGCTGCCGCCCAACGGCTTTACGTGCAAGGTTGATCATATGGATCCGAAGGTCGGCGGCAAATTCAGGATGTCGTTCACAAACTTCACGACGGGAAAGGCGCATTCATTCGGCGGAGAGTACCTCGAACTCATTCCGAATGAACTCATCCACTACACCGATAGCTTCGATGATCAGAATCTTCCCGGCACCATGCACGTGACGATTGCCCTCAAGTCGGTCTCAGTAGGGACAGAGATCAACATCGAGCAAGCGGGCCTGCCGGCCGTCATTCCGGTTGAAGCCTGTTATCTTGGCTGGCAGCAGTCTCTTACGCAGCTTGCGCAGCTCGTCGAGCCGGACATCGCCGAGTAA
- a CDS encoding cysteine synthase A — MRLAFTLARAVGNTPLIKLRAASEITGCTILGKAEFMNPGQSVKDRAALFIFDDAWTKGQIRSGGVIVEGTAGNTGIGLTMIGNVMGCRTVIVIPDNQSIEKKDALRLLGAELVEVPVVPYSDPNNYVNYSERLVAALAKTEPNGVIWANQFDNIANRQAHVETTAAEIWEQTQGRVHGFVSAVGTGGTLAGVTQGLRERCKDIKIALADPPGAALHSYYTTGQLKAEGSSIAEGIGQTRITKNLKGFMPDFSYRIPDAEALDIAFNLVREEGLCLGASSGVNIAGAIRLARELGRGKTIVTVLCDLGMRYQSKMFNPHFLREKGLPVPKWLEQTPLPPPKVFV, encoded by the coding sequence TTGCGACTTGCCTTCACGCTCGCCCGCGCCGTTGGGAATACCCCACTCATCAAGCTTCGTGCCGCATCGGAAATTACGGGATGCACGATCCTCGGCAAAGCCGAGTTCATGAATCCCGGCCAGTCGGTCAAGGACCGCGCGGCGCTCTTCATCTTTGACGATGCGTGGACCAAAGGCCAGATCCGGTCAGGCGGCGTGATCGTCGAGGGAACGGCGGGAAACACGGGTATCGGACTGACCATGATCGGCAACGTCATGGGCTGCAGAACCGTCATCGTGATCCCGGACAACCAATCGATTGAGAAAAAGGATGCGCTCCGGCTCTTGGGCGCAGAGCTCGTCGAAGTACCGGTCGTTCCCTACTCGGACCCCAACAACTACGTAAATTACTCCGAACGGCTGGTCGCGGCTCTGGCCAAGACCGAACCGAACGGCGTCATCTGGGCAAACCAGTTCGACAACATCGCCAACCGGCAGGCTCACGTCGAGACAACTGCCGCGGAGATTTGGGAACAGACCCAGGGAAGAGTCCATGGCTTCGTCTCGGCGGTTGGCACAGGAGGCACGCTCGCCGGCGTTACCCAGGGACTGCGGGAGCGATGCAAAGACATTAAGATCGCGCTCGCGGATCCGCCCGGCGCGGCGCTTCACAGCTATTATACGACCGGGCAGCTGAAGGCCGAGGGATCATCCATTGCTGAGGGCATAGGCCAAACTCGCATCACGAAAAACCTCAAGGGCTTCATGCCGGATTTCTCATATCGGATCCCGGACGCAGAGGCTCTCGATATCGCTTTCAATCTGGTACGGGAAGAAGGTCTTTGCCTCGGCGCTTCAAGCGGAGTCAATATTGCGGGAGCTATTCGGCTCGCCAGAGAACTTGGGCGTGGCAAGACGATCGTGACCGTGCTGTGCGACCTCGGCATGCGGTATCAGTCGAAAATGTTCAATCCGCACTTCCTGCGGGAGAAGGGTTTGCCGGTGCCGAAGTGGCTCGAGCAAACTCCCCTGCCGCCGCCTAAAGTATTTGTCTGA
- a CDS encoding MBL fold metallo-hydrolase, translated as MIFRQLFDTVSSTYSYLLASRHGAEALIIDPVLEKVDRYIQLLNELDLRLVKAVDTHLHADHITGLGALRDRTHCITVMGEQSKADIVSMRLSDGEKLTIEGVSLDVIYTPGHTDDSYSFIMPDRVFTGDTLLIRGTGRTDFQNGDARAQYDSIFNRLLKLPDSTFVFPAHDYKGDTVSTIGEEKNFNPRLRVASVEEYIDLMNNLHLPDPKMMDVAVPANMHVGLVQNEIAQRGWAVTPSEAIAFIGRPDVAFVDLRERNERERNGEIPGSLHAPYPALQENLHRGGILHELAATKRIVFYCAFGERSAMAVQAARDSGLSSACHIHGGLAAWKTAKGPLLH; from the coding sequence GTGATTTTCCGTCAACTGTTTGACACCGTCTCCAGCACCTACAGCTATCTGCTCGCCAGCCGGCATGGCGCTGAAGCTCTCATCATCGATCCCGTTCTCGAAAAAGTCGACCGCTACATTCAGCTGCTGAATGAACTCGACCTACGGCTCGTGAAGGCCGTCGATACGCACCTCCACGCAGATCACATTACCGGTCTTGGCGCACTTCGCGACCGCACGCACTGCATTACCGTCATGGGCGAGCAGAGCAAGGCCGACATCGTGTCGATGCGGCTCTCCGATGGCGAAAAGCTGACGATTGAAGGCGTCAGCCTCGACGTGATTTACACGCCGGGACACACGGACGATTCCTATTCATTCATCATGCCGGACCGCGTTTTCACGGGCGACACGTTGCTGATACGCGGCACGGGCCGGACGGACTTTCAAAACGGCGACGCACGCGCCCAATACGACTCCATTTTCAATCGCCTGCTCAAGTTGCCGGACTCGACGTTTGTTTTCCCTGCGCACGACTATAAGGGCGATACTGTCAGCACCATCGGCGAGGAGAAGAACTTCAATCCGCGCCTGCGCGTAGCGTCCGTCGAAGAGTACATTGACCTGATGAACAACCTGCACCTGCCCGATCCGAAGATGATGGACGTTGCCGTACCGGCCAACATGCACGTTGGGCTGGTGCAAAATGAAATCGCGCAGCGCGGTTGGGCAGTCACGCCCTCGGAAGCGATTGCCTTTATCGGCCGCCCCGACGTCGCGTTTGTAGACTTGCGCGAACGGAACGAGCGGGAACGCAACGGTGAGATCCCGGGCTCGCTCCATGCCCCGTATCCAGCGCTGCAGGAAAATCTGCATCGGGGAGGAATCCTCCACGAACTCGCCGCAACGAAACGGATCGTCTTCTATTGCGCATTCGGCGAACGCTCGGCCATGGCCGTGCAGGCGGCTCGGGATTCCGGCCTTTCGTCGGCATGCCATATCCACGGCGGGCTCGCCGCCTGGAAGACAGCGAAAGGCCCACTGCTTCACTGA
- a CDS encoding cytochrome c maturation protein CcmE: protein MYRQGAFRASTILAKHDENYMPREAAAALRSPKSGATAR, encoded by the coding sequence ATGTATCGGCAGGGTGCGTTTCGAGCCTCCACGATCCTGGCGAAGCACGATGAAAACTATATGCCTCGCGAAGCTGCTGCTGCGCTCCGGAGTCCCAAGTCTGGCGCAACCGCTCGATAG
- the rlmB gene encoding 23S rRNA (guanosine(2251)-2'-O)-methyltransferase RlmB, whose product MPQRAKSLPRDIARGRAREDAEGPLRLFGLHAVEAALKNPARRIHRLLLTENAERRLIEAVGPINATIDRVTPRDLDRLLGPDTVHQGVALETEPLPEPQWDELARVSDGRPLIVLDQVTDPHNVGAILRSSAVFGASGLVMTHRHSPPLNGVLAKSASGALDLIPVALVANLARALEELRDAGFALVGLDGSADTAIEDLDWSRPTALVMGSEGKGLRELTRKTCDKLVRISTDGPVASLNVSNAAAIALYAAMQARRK is encoded by the coding sequence ATGCCTCAACGCGCAAAATCGCTGCCGAGAGACATCGCGCGAGGGCGCGCCAGAGAGGATGCGGAGGGTCCGCTTCGGCTCTTCGGCCTGCACGCCGTCGAGGCAGCACTGAAGAACCCGGCGCGACGTATTCATCGCCTGTTGCTGACCGAAAACGCTGAGCGCCGGCTGATCGAAGCCGTCGGCCCGATTAACGCGACGATCGATCGCGTCACGCCGCGTGACCTTGATCGCCTCCTCGGTCCCGACACCGTGCATCAGGGCGTGGCACTCGAAACGGAACCGCTGCCCGAGCCGCAGTGGGACGAGTTGGCTCGCGTTTCCGATGGGCGGCCCCTGATCGTGCTCGATCAGGTCACCGACCCGCACAACGTCGGCGCGATTCTGAGATCTTCCGCCGTGTTCGGCGCCAGCGGCCTCGTGATGACGCACCGGCATAGTCCGCCGCTCAACGGCGTTCTCGCGAAGTCCGCCTCCGGCGCGCTGGACCTCATCCCCGTCGCGCTGGTCGCGAATCTGGCACGCGCGCTCGAAGAACTGCGGGACGCGGGGTTTGCACTCGTCGGCCTTGACGGCAGCGCGGATACCGCGATTGAAGATCTCGATTGGTCGCGGCCGACGGCGCTGGTTATGGGGTCCGAAGGCAAGGGTCTGAGGGAGTTGACGCGCAAGACCTGCGATAAGCTGGTTCGTATTTCAACGGACGGCCCCGTCGCCAGTCTCAACGTATCAAACGCAGCGGCCATCGCTCTCTACGCTGCCATGCAGGCGCGGCGAAAATGA
- a CDS encoding peroxiredoxin produces the protein MTLRINDTAPDFTADTTDGPIHFHDWIGDGWVVLFSHPKDFTPICTTELGTMAGLQKEFDRRNTKIIGISVDPVDSHHRWKGDIQKVSGHTVNYPLIGDKDLAVAKLYDMLPASAGDTSEGRSPADNQTVRSVFVIGPDKKVKLILTYPMSTGRNFQEILRAIDSIQLTAKHPVSTPADWQPGEDIVIAGSVSDEDAIKRFGPFETILPYIRKAKQPSS, from the coding sequence ATGACCCTGCGCATCAACGACACGGCTCCCGATTTCACGGCCGACACGACGGACGGACCAATCCATTTCCATGACTGGATCGGCGATGGATGGGTGGTCCTGTTCTCGCACCCCAAGGATTTCACGCCGATCTGCACAACCGAGCTCGGAACCATGGCCGGACTGCAGAAGGAGTTCGACCGGCGCAACACGAAGATCATCGGCATTTCGGTCGATCCGGTCGACAGCCACCATAGGTGGAAGGGCGACATCCAAAAAGTGAGTGGTCACACCGTCAACTATCCGCTGATCGGCGACAAAGATCTCGCCGTCGCCAAGCTTTACGACATGCTGCCGGCTTCTGCTGGCGATACGTCGGAAGGGCGCTCGCCTGCCGACAACCAGACCGTGCGTTCGGTCTTCGTCATCGGGCCCGATAAGAAGGTCAAATTAATCCTGACGTATCCGATGTCGACTGGCCGCAACTTCCAGGAAATCCTGCGCGCCATCGATTCCATTCAGCTCACCGCGAAGCACCCGGTTTCGACACCGGCCGACTGGCAGCCCGGAGAAGATATCGTCATCGCTGGCTCGGTCTCTGACGAAGATGCCATCAAGCGCTTCGGTCCTTTCGAAACAATCCTGCCGTATATTCGCAAGGCAAAGCAGCCGTCGTCGTGA